One window of the Eucalyptus grandis isolate ANBG69807.140 chromosome 8, ASM1654582v1, whole genome shotgun sequence genome contains the following:
- the LOC104414348 gene encoding cell number regulator 2: MSSQKSNPLPRSQGYTVGTGLPVNYLQEHHHHHHHHHHHLPEQQKNSVAWSSDIFHCCDDPCSCCTTLFCPCVTFGRIAVFANEGSSSCVAKGALYCLAATLTGCFLGGACCCGCCNRRRLKTQFRWQQNACDDCYVHCCCHCCALCQEYRHLQSLGYDPSKGREGNRQIHSGSMIPPPMPRNMSPHS; encoded by the exons ATGTCGTCCCAGAAATCGAACCCTCTTCCTCGTTCTCAAGGATACACGGTCGGCACCGGTTTACCCGTTAATTATCTTCAGgaacaccaccaccaccaccaccaccaccaccatcatcttcCGGAGCAACAGAAAAACTCCGTCGCTTGGTCATCCGATATTTTTCATTGTTGCGACGATCCATGCAGCT GTTGCACAACGCTTTTTTGCCCATGCGTCACTTTTGGGAGGATCGCGGTGTTCGCGAACGAAGGATCTTCAT CTTGTGTTGCGAAAGGCGCACTCTACTGTTTAGCTGCTACTTTGACGGGTTGTTTTTTGGGAGGAGCTTGCTGCTGCGGTTGCTGCAATCGTAGAAGGTTGAAGACTCAATTCAGATGGCAACAGAATGCATGCGACGATTGCTATGTTCATTGCTGTTGCCATTGTTGTGCTCTGTGTCAAGAATATCGTCACCTCCAGAGCCTCGGCTATGACCCTTCCAAAG GACGGGAAGGAAATCGGCAGATACATAGCGGCTCGATGATTCCACCTCCAATGCCAAGAAACATGAGCCCACATAGCTGA